The genomic DNA GCGTCGATCCAGCCCGGTGACGGGCAGCCCGTCACGTGGGTGCCGAAGGACGCATCCACGCCACTGCCGCCGATCGGTGGCGCGTACTTCATCGACAACTTCGACATCGTGGAGGTGCTCGGGTGACGATCACCGCCAACGCCGGCGCCGACACGTCGGCTGCCGCGTTCGACCGGGTGACCCTCGACGGGTCCGCATCGGCCTCGACGGACGGGCTGGTCCGCGACTACGCGTGGACGCAGACCGCCGGCACCACGGTGTCGCTGACCAAGGACGGGCCGCGGTGCTCGTTCGTCGCGCCGGGCGGGCTCGGCGAGACGCTGCGGTTCCAGCTGGTCGTGACCGACCAGAACGGCACCGCCTCGGCGGCCGACACCGTCGACGTGGCGGTGGGCCGGGCGAAGGTGCTGAAGCACTACGGCGGCGCGTGGCGCGGCGTACGGCGCCTCAGGTCGTTGACGTCGCCGTACGCCGTCGAGCGCGCCGCCAACCCGGCCCGGTCCATCGTGACCGCCTCCGACGGGTCGGAGGCGGTCATGACCGACGGCGCCCGCACCGTGCTCGTGCGCGGCCCCCAGCTCGGGGAGCGCACGTTCGCGCAGTCCGACGTGCCCCTGACGGACACGTTCCCCCGCACGCGCACCGGCACCGGGTGGGGTGTGGCCGAGCGGGGCGGGAAGTGGTCTTGCACCGGCGGCACCCTGGCCGACTTCTCGGCGACGAACGGGTCCGCGACGATCACCCTGTCGACGGACTCCAGCTCGCGGCGTGCGGTGCTGGGGAACTACCAGCTCGCGGGTGCGCTGGTCGGTGTCGACATCACTCGGCCGGTCGTGACCGTGGGGTCGCTGTGCGCCGGCGTGGTCGTCGGGTACCAGGACACCAGCAACCACTACCGGGTGCGGCTGCTGAACCGGGCGCCGAAGGTCGTCGACGACTTCGACCGGACCGTTCCGTCCGGGTGGGGCACAGCGACGACCGGGCACCCGTGGCTGTTCGCCGGTGGCGACGCGGGCGACTACGCCACTGCCGGCGCGGGTGACCCGCGGGCGGTGCACGCGCTGACCACGGTGAACTCCTCGCGCAGGTCGTACGTGCAGGTCGGTGCGTCCGACGTTGACGTGACGGTTGGTGTGCAGTGCTCTGTCGTCGCGGCCGGCGGCGGGATCACCGGCGCGGTGATGCTCCGCTACAAGGACTCCAGCAACCACTATCTCGCCCGGGTCCGGTTCGGTGAGGACGGCAAGGTCTACGCGATCCTGCAGTCGGTCGTCGCCGGCACCGTCACCGACCTGGTGACCACCACGGACACGGGCCTGACGTACGCCGCGGACACGTTCGTGAACGTCCGCGCGAAGCAGGTCGGCGCCGACCTGTACCTGCGGGTGTGGGCCGACGGCGCGCAGGAGCCTGGCGAGTGGACCGTGCAGGCCACCGACACCGCGATCACCGGCACCGGCGCCGTGGGCTTGCGGTCCTACGCGCTCGGGTCGACGACGAACACGCTCCCCGTCCGGGTGCGGTACCGGGCGTTCACCGCCGTCATCGACGGCAACGACAACGTCGGCACCGTGCTGGAGGTCCACCGCTTCCAGGAGTCCACGGCGACGCTGCTCGGGTCGCACACCTACCCGTCGGGTGCCATGCCGGCCCCGGACGGGCAGCCATTGCGACTGTGGGTGCAGCACTCCGACGGGCAGGTCCGGGCGTGCGTGACCGCCACGGACGTGCCGGAGGTGCCGTACGCGTGGGACGTCGCCGTCGACGACCCGACATGGTCGTCGGGTCGGGCCGGGGTCATCGCGTCCTCGTCGGGGATCAGCTCGCCGGTGGTGCGGTTCGCGAACTACGCGTGCACGGGGCAGGTCGTTGACCCGGCGCAGGTCGTCACACCGTGGCGCGTCCGGGTGCTCCCGTCACCGTTCGGCGGTATCGTCACAGCGGACCTGCAGTCTTGGCTTGCCCAGGCACTGGTCGACACGTCTGAGGACGTCCTCGACATCGCCGCCGCGTTCACCCCGGCAGCCGCTGTCGCCACCCGCGGTGTGGTGCAGGTCCGTGGCCCCGCGTCGTACGGCCCGTACTCCACCGACGGGACCGGTGGCCGCCAGGAGGGCGGCGACCTCAACGACTACATGAACCTCACCTGGGACTACGCCGGGACGAAGGACGCCCCGGAGGCCGACCAGGCCGCAGTCAGGTCACTCGACTGCTCCGGGTTCGTCCGCATGGTCTACGGGCCCGCCGGCGCCGGCCTCAAGGTCACCAACGGCAACGGCGGCGGCACCGCGATCCCCCGCATCTCCAAGGACCAGGTCGGGTCCACCGCGCCCGGCGTGCAGATCATCGCCCACACCGGCGCCGTCGCACCCGACCCGGCTCTCATCGCCACCCTGCAGGTCGGCGACATCATCGGGTTCGACGCCACCTCGGACCCGGAGGAGGAAGAGGGGCAGGTCGACCACGTCGGGATCTACCTCGGCCTCGACGTCAACGGTCACCCCCGCTTCATCTCCTCGAGGAAGACACCGAACGGGCCGACCATGTCCGACACCGGCGGCAACTCAACCATCGACGGCACCGGGCTGTACGCCCGCGCATGGCGCTCAGCACGCCGCTACTAACACCAGGAGCCCACCAC from Luteipulveratus halotolerans includes the following:
- a CDS encoding PKD domain-containing protein, with amino-acid sequence MTITANAGADTSAAAFDRVTLDGSASASTDGLVRDYAWTQTAGTTVSLTKDGPRCSFVAPGGLGETLRFQLVVTDQNGTASAADTVDVAVGRAKVLKHYGGAWRGVRRLRSLTSPYAVERAANPARSIVTASDGSEAVMTDGARTVLVRGPQLGERTFAQSDVPLTDTFPRTRTGTGWGVAERGGKWSCTGGTLADFSATNGSATITLSTDSSSRRAVLGNYQLAGALVGVDITRPVVTVGSLCAGVVVGYQDTSNHYRVRLLNRAPKVVDDFDRTVPSGWGTATTGHPWLFAGGDAGDYATAGAGDPRAVHALTTVNSSRRSYVQVGASDVDVTVGVQCSVVAAGGGITGAVMLRYKDSSNHYLARVRFGEDGKVYAILQSVVAGTVTDLVTTTDTGLTYAADTFVNVRAKQVGADLYLRVWADGAQEPGEWTVQATDTAITGTGAVGLRSYALGSTTNTLPVRVRYRAFTAVIDGNDNVGTVLEVHRFQESTATLLGSHTYPSGAMPAPDGQPLRLWVQHSDGQVRACVTATDVPEVPYAWDVAVDDPTWSSGRAGVIASSSGISSPVVRFANYACTGQVVDPAQVVTPWRVRVLPSPFGGIVTADLQSWLAQALVDTSEDVLDIAAAFTPAAAVATRGVVQVRGPASYGPYSTDGTGGRQEGGDLNDYMNLTWDYAGTKDAPEADQAAVRSLDCSGFVRMVYGPAGAGLKVTNGNGGGTAIPRISKDQVGSTAPGVQIIAHTGAVAPDPALIATLQVGDIIGFDATSDPEEEEGQVDHVGIYLGLDVNGHPRFISSRKTPNGPTMSDTGGNSTIDGTGLYARAWRSARRY